A region of Rhodospirillales bacterium DNA encodes the following proteins:
- the greB gene encoding transcription elongation factor GreB: MSKAFVKESDGDDDDADGGAPALPAGVKNYITPAGFQRLRTEMLDLMKVERPEVVKVVSWAAANGDRSENGDYLYGKKRLREIDRRIRFLGKRLEAAEVVDAARQPRRDQVFFGATVTYADAKDRERTVTIVGIDEVDAAPDHVSWISPVARALLKAQVGDVVKMRTPGGVEELEVVAIAYPPAPASV, from the coding sequence ATGAGCAAGGCGTTCGTCAAGGAATCCGATGGCGACGACGACGACGCCGATGGTGGCGCGCCGGCGCTGCCGGCCGGCGTCAAGAACTACATCACCCCCGCGGGCTTCCAGCGGCTGCGGACGGAGATGCTCGACCTGATGAAAGTCGAGCGGCCGGAGGTCGTGAAGGTGGTGTCGTGGGCCGCCGCCAACGGCGACCGTTCGGAGAACGGCGACTACCTCTATGGCAAGAAGCGGCTGCGCGAGATCGACCGCCGCATCCGCTTCCTCGGCAAGCGGCTGGAGGCGGCCGAGGTGGTCGACGCCGCGCGCCAGCCGCGGCGCGACCAGGTGTTCTTCGGCGCCACCGTGACCTACGCCGACGCCAAGGACCGCGAGCGCACCGTCACCATCGTCGGCATCGACGAGGTCGATGCCGCGCCGGACCACGTGAGCTGGATCTCGCCGGTGGCGCGGGCGCTGCTCAAGGCGCAGGTCGGCGACGTGGTGAAGATGCGCACGCCCGGCGGCGTCGAGGAGCTGGAGGTCGTCGCCATCGCCTATCCGCCGGCGCCGGCGTCGGTGTAG
- a CDS encoding MFS transporter gives MTPLLPSGYNQPGKPGKRGDGHDRTNRPGGTSVAAGGNVSSLTESRALLADAGFRRLWLIGAVTSVMRWLDMLTAGIFVFDVTGSPGMVAAVTLLRLVPMVAGAYAGTLVERLPLRRVLRFGLVALAILYAILAALGVAGLLTVWQVALGVLLVGVYWALDGSVRRTLLSDVAGVARTGPAIALDWSTINATRAIGPLAGGAVYAALGVGACYALGVACFGLALAMAARLDVGGTAAVTERRHVWAAIRDGFRIAWASPMLLGTLAVTTTLNFFGFPYSSMLPVVGKEVLHASPAGVGLLSSAEGFGAFVASLALAGLARPSWFARAYLLGSFGVAIGALVLGLSTDYALSLLAMLFAGFGMALFATMQSTLILTHAPADSRSRLMGVLTTCIGVGQLGIAHIGVLAASFGAATAIVVSEVEAVVVPALCVWRWPALWRDRR, from the coding sequence ATGACGCCGCTCCTCCCCTCCGGTTACAACCAACCGGGCAAGCCGGGCAAGCGCGGCGACGGCCACGACCGGACGAACCGGCCGGGCGGAACGTCGGTCGCGGCGGGAGGGAACGTGTCGTCGCTGACGGAATCGCGCGCGCTGCTGGCCGACGCCGGCTTCCGTCGGCTGTGGCTGATCGGCGCCGTCACCAGCGTCATGCGCTGGCTCGACATGCTGACCGCGGGCATCTTCGTGTTCGACGTCACCGGCTCGCCCGGCATGGTCGCCGCCGTGACCCTGCTGCGCCTCGTGCCGATGGTCGCCGGCGCCTACGCCGGCACCCTGGTCGAGCGCCTGCCGCTGCGCCGCGTGCTGCGCTTCGGGCTCGTCGCGCTCGCCATCCTCTACGCGATCCTCGCTGCGCTCGGCGTGGCCGGGCTGCTGACCGTCTGGCAGGTCGCGCTGGGCGTGCTGCTGGTCGGCGTCTACTGGGCGCTCGACGGCTCGGTGCGCCGCACCCTGCTCAGCGACGTCGCCGGCGTCGCCCGCACCGGTCCGGCGATCGCGCTGGACTGGTCGACCATCAACGCGACGCGCGCGATCGGGCCGCTGGCCGGCGGCGCGGTCTACGCCGCGCTCGGCGTCGGCGCCTGCTACGCGCTGGGCGTCGCCTGCTTCGGCCTGGCGCTGGCGATGGCCGCGCGGCTCGACGTCGGCGGCACCGCCGCCGTGACCGAGCGCCGCCATGTGTGGGCGGCGATCCGCGACGGCTTCAGGATCGCCTGGGCCAGCCCGATGCTGCTGGGCACGCTGGCGGTGACGACGACGCTGAACTTCTTCGGCTTCCCCTACAGCAGCATGCTGCCGGTGGTCGGCAAGGAGGTGCTGCACGCCTCGCCGGCCGGCGTCGGCCTGCTGTCCTCGGCCGAGGGCTTCGGCGCCTTCGTGGCGTCGCTTGCGCTGGCCGGTCTGGCGCGGCCGAGCTGGTTCGCGCGCGCCTATCTGCTCGGCTCGTTCGGCGTCGCCATAGGCGCTCTGGTCCTCGGCCTGTCGACCGACTACGCGCTGTCGCTGCTGGCGATGCTGTTCGCCGGGTTCGGCATGGCGCTGTTCGCCACGATGCAGAGCACGCTGATCCTGACGCACGCGCCGGCCGACAGCCGCTCGCGGCTGATGGGCGTGCTGACGACCTGCATCGGCGTGGGCCAGCTCGGCATCGCCCATATCGGCGTGCTGGCGGCCAGCTTCGGCGCCGCGACCGCCATCGTCGTGTCGGAGGTCGAGGCGGTCGTCGTGCCGGCGCTCTGCGTCTGGCGCTGGCCGG
- a CDS encoding acetyl-CoA hydrolase produces the protein MRPRRHEDAGSVADAIIAEVGKTITLALPLGLGKANHVVNALYARAAADPSIKLRIFTALTLEPPRGGSDLERRFVGPLAERLFAGWPDLAYAAPRRAGTLPPNIEVNEFFMLAGRWLGSPGAQQSYISANYTHAAGYVLDRGVNVVAQLVAKRGDRYSLSCNPDLTMDLLAARAAGKASFRLVAQVSDELPFMGADADLPRDAFDHAFDGAAAQFPLFAPPKPPVSVVEYATGLHVARMVPDGGTLQIGIGSVGDAVCRALILRHAGNARFREVSARLPLGAAAPAMLEEAPFDAGLYGCSEMFVDGFLELIRAGVLMREVDGAVLHAAFFLGPRGFYRALREMPDAERDRIRMTPVSFVNELFGDEAGKRRARVGARFVNNAMMATLLGAVVSDGLEDGRVVSGVGGQYNFVAQAFALEGARSILTLGATREEGGRAASNIRYSYGHTTIPRHLRDIVVTEYGAADLRGRTDSEVVAAMLAVADSRFQEELLRQAKDAGKIARPYEIPAASRENFPERIERALRPAIDDGDLPPFPFGTDFTDVERRLIPALQRLKTASASTLGLLRLAAGGLSSPSADEAACLQRMALAAPSGLKERLYRALVLASLR, from the coding sequence ATGCGGCCGCGACGCCACGAGGACGCCGGATCGGTCGCCGACGCGATCATCGCCGAGGTCGGGAAGACGATCACGCTGGCCCTGCCGCTGGGGCTGGGCAAGGCCAACCACGTGGTCAACGCGCTCTACGCCCGCGCCGCCGCCGACCCCTCGATCAAGCTGCGCATCTTCACGGCGCTGACCCTGGAGCCGCCGCGCGGCGGCAGCGACCTCGAACGCCGCTTCGTCGGACCGCTGGCCGAGCGCCTGTTCGCGGGCTGGCCCGATCTCGCCTACGCCGCGCCGCGGCGGGCCGGGACGCTGCCGCCGAACATCGAGGTCAACGAGTTCTTCATGCTGGCGGGTCGCTGGCTGGGCTCGCCCGGCGCGCAGCAGAGCTACATCTCCGCCAACTACACGCACGCCGCCGGCTACGTGCTCGACCGCGGCGTCAACGTGGTGGCGCAGCTCGTGGCCAAGCGCGGCGACCGCTACTCGCTGAGCTGCAATCCGGATCTGACGATGGACCTGCTGGCGGCCCGCGCCGCCGGCAAGGCGTCGTTCCGCCTCGTGGCGCAGGTCAGCGACGAGCTGCCCTTCATGGGCGCCGACGCCGACCTGCCGCGCGACGCCTTCGACCACGCGTTCGACGGCGCGGCCGCGCAGTTCCCGCTGTTCGCGCCGCCCAAGCCGCCGGTCAGCGTCGTGGAGTACGCCACCGGTCTGCACGTCGCGCGGATGGTGCCCGACGGCGGCACGCTGCAGATCGGCATCGGCTCGGTCGGCGACGCGGTGTGCCGGGCGCTGATCCTGCGCCATGCCGGAAACGCCCGGTTCCGCGAGGTGTCGGCGCGGCTGCCGCTAGGCGCCGCCGCGCCGGCGATGCTGGAGGAGGCGCCGTTCGACGCCGGCCTCTACGGTTGCAGCGAGATGTTCGTCGACGGATTCCTCGAGCTGATCCGCGCCGGCGTCCTGATGCGCGAGGTCGACGGCGCCGTGCTGCACGCCGCGTTCTTCCTCGGTCCGCGCGGCTTCTACCGCGCGTTGCGCGAGATGCCCGACGCCGAGCGCGACCGCATCCGCATGACGCCGGTGTCGTTCGTCAACGAGCTGTTCGGCGACGAGGCGGGAAAGCGCCGCGCCCGCGTCGGCGCCCGCTTCGTCAACAACGCCATGATGGCGACCCTGCTGGGGGCCGTCGTGTCGGACGGGCTCGAGGACGGCCGCGTCGTCAGCGGCGTCGGCGGGCAGTACAATTTCGTGGCGCAGGCCTTCGCGCTCGAGGGCGCGCGCTCGATCCTGACACTGGGCGCGACGCGCGAGGAGGGCGGCCGCGCCGCCTCGAACATCCGCTACAGCTACGGCCACACCACCATCCCGCGGCATCTGCGCGACATTGTCGTGACGGAGTATGGCGCCGCCGATCTGCGTGGCCGCACCGACTCGGAGGTCGTGGCGGCGATGCTGGCGGTCGCCGATTCGCGCTTCCAAGAGGAATTGCTGCGACAGGCCAAGGACGCCGGCAAGATCGCGCGTCCCTACGAGATCCCGGCGGCGAGCCGCGAGAATTTCCCCGAGCGGATCGAGCGCGCGCTGCGGCCGGCGATCGACGACGGCGATCTGCCGCCGTTCCCGTTCGGCACCGATTTCACCGACGTCGAACGCCGGTTGATCCCCGCGCTGCAACGGCTCAAGACCGCGTCGGCGTCGACCCTCGGCCTGCTGCGGCTGGCCGCCGGTGGGTTGTCGTCGCCGTCGGCCGACGAGGCGGCGTGCCTCCAGCGCATGGCGCTCGCGGCGCCGTCCGGACTGAAGGAGCGCCTCTACCGCGCGCTGGTGCTGGCGTCGCTGCGGTAG
- a CDS encoding LLM class flavin-dependent oxidoreductase, which yields MKLGMFMMPFHHPDRDYGTVLREDQEAIILADRLGYDEVYVGEHSTSWSERISSPLMFLSTLVDRTSRIRLGTGVINLPQTHPAIVAAQAAMFDHLSGGRFIMGVGPGGLVSDLEMFALGDPQARPRMTQEAIDIILKLWSRDPPYEHDGEFWKIGLRNGVWPEFGVGKVPRPLQAPHPPIALTLVTPDSSTGAVAGRRGFIPISGNFFNERFLRGHWNKYAEGCDEAGRAADPAAWRVARCVLVARSDAEAEDYMSDPGNGMSYYYSFFRHSMAQGRAALFMLNPNPDRSTDAALTVDAIKRGQVIYGGPKRVLEQLVALRGRIGPFGALLATGHDWDDGPLWRRSMELLATEVWPAFQRHCATV from the coding sequence ATGAAACTCGGCATGTTCATGATGCCGTTCCACCACCCCGACCGCGACTACGGGACGGTGCTGCGCGAGGACCAGGAGGCGATCATCCTCGCCGACAGGCTCGGCTACGACGAGGTCTATGTCGGCGAGCATTCGACCTCGTGGTCGGAGCGCATCTCCTCGCCGCTGATGTTCCTCTCGACTCTGGTCGACCGCACCTCGCGCATCAGGCTCGGCACCGGCGTCATCAACCTGCCGCAGACGCACCCCGCCATCGTCGCGGCGCAGGCCGCGATGTTCGACCACCTCAGCGGCGGACGCTTCATCATGGGCGTCGGGCCGGGCGGACTGGTCAGCGATCTCGAGATGTTCGCGCTGGGCGATCCGCAGGCCCGCCCGCGCATGACGCAGGAGGCGATCGACATCATCCTGAAGCTGTGGTCGCGGGATCCGCCCTACGAACACGATGGCGAGTTCTGGAAGATCGGCCTCAGGAACGGCGTGTGGCCGGAGTTCGGCGTCGGCAAGGTGCCGCGGCCGCTGCAGGCGCCGCATCCGCCGATCGCGCTGACGCTGGTGACGCCGGACTCCTCGACCGGCGCGGTCGCCGGCCGGCGCGGCTTCATCCCGATCTCCGGCAACTTCTTCAACGAGCGCTTCCTGCGCGGCCACTGGAACAAGTACGCGGAGGGCTGCGACGAGGCCGGGCGCGCCGCCGATCCGGCGGCGTGGCGCGTGGCGCGCTGCGTGCTGGTGGCGCGCAGCGACGCCGAGGCCGAGGACTACATGTCCGATCCCGGCAACGGCATGTCGTACTACTACAGCTTCTTCCGCCACAGCATGGCGCAGGGGCGCGCGGCGCTGTTCATGCTCAATCCGAACCCCGACCGGAGCACCGACGCCGCGCTGACGGTCGACGCGATCAAGCGCGGACAAGTCATCTACGGCGGGCCGAAGCGCGTGCTGGAACAGCTCGTGGCGCTGCGCGGACGCATCGGCCCGTTCGGCGCCCTGCTCGCCACCGGCCACGACTGGGACGACGGCCCGCTGTGGCGCCGATCGATGGAGCTGCTGGCGACCGAGGTGTGGCCGGCGTTCCAGCGCCACTGCGCGACGGTCTGA